A window of the Pseudomonadota bacterium genome harbors these coding sequences:
- a CDS encoding pitrilysin family protein, with amino-acid sequence MNLTLRPLKKEERPFKKGPFFFIGIPLLSFVIFGLLNVVVVSAMDVFSLNNRIQCIFEKRKDTGVVAAQIWVRVGSKYEQYKIAGITHFIEHLIFKGTEKLKANEMASRIESLGGSINAFTSYDNTVYHIVIPKKAFEEGLEMLIDAVRSPSFPEGELAKEKKVILEEIKMGEDGPQRKLFKELFSLSYEGDPYGRPIIGYEDTVKGITRDDIKNYFKTHYRPENMTFVIVGDFNEKKARELIEKHVAGYDDKNPKTPVERNVGQEKRKDRVKIIEKNVRESYLAFSYPIPPMVHEDIPSLEVLGTILGEGESSRLQEQLKNKKGLVTNISTYLFTPKEAGLFIILATFKGKEYGSITEEIDEEVKRLLRDGATEWEIEKAKNMIRASYIYGAETAQGRAREIGNFQTITDDPHFLDKYLRGVDKVTKEDVKRVLVKYISGKDKSLVVLLPKGHSNPHTFELNNGFKYVINRNQASPSFSFRISFVGGLKEETEGKSGIFNLLSKMLLKGTKDKDGATIAREIDLLAGDMSPFSGKNVFGMSGKFQSKDIKKVFVLLKELLTSTILKEEELKRVKREVLSDIRQRDDDPITYTFRRFNEVLYEGHPYEEDPIGREDDIDRIELNELEGFYRNYVSPKNAVLAVSGDVDEKELVRLIDGLFSEWKGRANVLQKKVPAMPVKREVHVEKNIVQTHMIFGFLGPGILDKDRHAIEVMDAILSGMGGRIHKILREEKPYAYALTFFNQMAYETGGIGIYIGTDKRLTKEVEHIVRAEIEKIIKDGFTDKEVEDAKNYLVGNHYVKMQSNSAISTSMSLDTVYGLKPDYFKVWPKLIEMVKKENVNMVAKKYLSLEKMIQITIGTQE; translated from the coding sequence ATGAACTTAACATTAAGGCCTTTAAAGAAGGAAGAAAGGCCCTTTAAAAAAGGGCCTTTCTTTTTTATAGGGATTCCCCTCCTTTCTTTTGTTATTTTTGGTCTATTAAATGTAGTGGTGGTAAGTGCGATGGATGTCTTCTCCCTAAATAATCGTATACAATGTATATTTGAAAAAAGAAAAGATACAGGTGTTGTGGCGGCTCAGATCTGGGTAAGGGTAGGTAGCAAATATGAGCAGTATAAGATTGCTGGCATTACGCACTTTATAGAACATCTTATATTTAAAGGCACAGAGAAGCTGAAAGCCAATGAAATGGCATCGAGGATTGAATCGCTTGGAGGAAGCATCAATGCATTTACCTCCTATGATAATACAGTATACCACATCGTGATACCGAAAAAGGCCTTTGAAGAAGGGCTGGAAATGCTTATAGATGCGGTCAGAAGTCCTTCCTTTCCGGAAGGAGAACTTGCAAAAGAGAAGAAGGTAATATTAGAAGAGATTAAAATGGGTGAGGATGGGCCGCAGAGAAAACTCTTCAAAGAGCTGTTCTCTTTAAGCTATGAAGGAGATCCCTATGGAAGACCCATCATAGGTTATGAGGACACAGTAAAAGGCATAACGAGGGATGATATAAAGAATTATTTCAAAACCCACTACAGACCAGAGAATATGACCTTCGTGATAGTCGGGGATTTTAATGAAAAAAAGGCCAGAGAACTGATAGAGAAGCATGTAGCGGGATATGATGACAAGAACCCCAAAACCCCTGTTGAGAGAAATGTTGGGCAGGAAAAAAGGAAAGACAGGGTTAAGATTATAGAGAAAAATGTCAGGGAAAGCTATCTTGCCTTTTCCTATCCTATCCCGCCTATGGTGCATGAGGACATCCCTTCTCTGGAGGTTTTAGGAACAATTCTGGGAGAAGGGGAGAGCTCCCGTCTCCAGGAGCAATTGAAAAATAAAAAGGGTCTTGTTACGAACATCTCTACGTATCTATTTACACCAAAAGAAGCAGGTCTTTTTATTATCCTTGCAACCTTTAAAGGGAAGGAATATGGTTCAATTACTGAAGAGATTGATGAAGAGGTGAAAAGGCTACTCAGAGACGGGGCTACCGAATGGGAGATAGAGAAGGCAAAGAACATGATAAGGGCATCTTATATTTATGGAGCGGAGACAGCTCAGGGCAGGGCAAGGGAGATAGGGAATTTCCAGACGATAACAGATGATCCACACTTTCTTGATAAATATTTAAGGGGTGTAGATAAGGTTACTAAAGAAGATGTGAAAAGGGTGTTAGTGAAATATATTTCAGGGAAAGATAAGAGTCTTGTTGTGCTATTACCGAAAGGCCATTCTAACCCTCATACATTTGAACTGAATAATGGATTCAAGTACGTAATAAATCGGAATCAGGCGTCACCAAGTTTTTCTTTCAGAATTAGTTTCGTTGGTGGCCTTAAAGAGGAGACGGAAGGTAAAAGCGGTATCTTTAACCTTCTTTCAAAGATGCTACTTAAGGGCACAAAGGACAAAGACGGAGCCACAATTGCGAGGGAAATAGATTTGCTTGCAGGGGACATGTCCCCCTTTAGTGGAAAAAATGTTTTCGGCATGTCAGGCAAATTTCAGAGCAAGGATATAAAAAAGGTTTTTGTTCTCTTAAAGGAATTACTTACCTCAACAATTTTGAAAGAAGAGGAATTAAAAAGGGTCAAAAGAGAGGTACTTTCAGATATAAGGCAAAGGGATGATGACCCTATTACATACACCTTCAGGCGATTTAATGAGGTATTATATGAAGGACATCCCTATGAGGAAGACCCTATTGGGAGAGAGGATGATATAGACAGGATAGAATTGAATGAACTTGAAGGGTTTTACAGGAATTATGTGAGCCCTAAAAATGCGGTTCTCGCTGTATCTGGTGATGTAGATGAAAAAGAACTTGTGAGGCTAATAGATGGACTCTTTTCTGAGTGGAAGGGCAGGGCCAATGTTCTACAAAAAAAGGTACCTGCCATGCCAGTAAAGAGGGAAGTCCATGTAGAGAAAAATATTGTACAGACCCATATGATCTTTGGCTTTTTGGGGCCAGGGATTTTAGACAAAGACAGACATGCGATAGAGGTAATGGATGCAATACTTTCCGGCATGGGTGGCAGAATACATAAGATATTAAGGGAAGAGAAGCCATACGCATATGCATTGACCTTTTTTAATCAAATGGCTTATGAAACAGGCGGAATAGGTATCTATATTGGAACGGATAAAAGGCTTACGAAAGAGGTTGAGCATATTGTCAGGGCTGAAATCGAGAAGATAATAAAGGATGGTTTTACAGATAAGGAAGTTGAGGATGCGAAAAACTATCTTGTCGGGAACCATTATGTAAAGATGCAATCTAACAGCGCCATATCAACGAGTATGTCCCTTGATACTGTGTATGGGCTGAAGCCTGATTACTTCAAGGTGTGGCCTAAGCTTATCGAGATGGTGAAAAAAGAAAATGTGAATATGGTGGCAAAGAAATACCTCTCTCTGGAGAAGATGATTCAGATAACAATAGGCACTCAGGAATGA
- a CDS encoding M20/M25/M40 family metallo-hydrolase: MKGQIAKAMMELDRAVRLLREFIRLDTSNPPGNEEEAILFLENILQRGGLKGEVFSPAPKRANILARIKGKKRGGPVVLLGHVDTVPAREEGWEVDPFGGELKDGFIYGRGAIDMKSQVICQLLSFINLYREGITPERDLLFLATCDEEIGGKYGVEYMLDKVKELQNASFVLSEGGCITEEDGVSHAQISVSEKRLGQFMIKAKGTGGHGSIPHRDNANEKVVNASKAILSYNWPFKPTKIVSAYLNGILKGKKGKGFTFTKLKEALRNESFRKFIQDNPVYNALLRNTLTLTILKGGEKVNVIPTESSAYFDARLLPTENHEGFFKRIKKLCGEEVEVIPIVSGISDPIPSHYNTRYFRGICQVIREIEGPIPALPFLTTGATDLRYFRNLGILAYGFFPVTILKEELFRMHGVNERISVENLKEGLRGTYEIVKFLASHV, from the coding sequence ACCCACCAGGGAACGAGGAAGAAGCAATTTTGTTTCTTGAAAATATATTGCAGAGGGGGGGACTAAAAGGCGAGGTTTTTTCGCCCGCACCAAAAAGGGCAAACATTCTGGCGCGCATAAAAGGGAAAAAAAGAGGGGGTCCTGTTGTATTGTTGGGCCATGTAGATACTGTCCCAGCCCGTGAGGAAGGCTGGGAGGTGGATCCTTTTGGCGGAGAGCTTAAGGATGGGTTTATATACGGTAGAGGAGCTATTGATATGAAGTCCCAAGTGATATGTCAGCTTCTATCATTTATAAATTTATATAGGGAGGGAATAACACCAGAAAGGGATCTCCTGTTTCTTGCAACCTGTGATGAGGAAATAGGTGGAAAATATGGTGTGGAATACATGTTGGATAAGGTTAAGGAACTTCAGAATGCCTCTTTTGTTTTAAGCGAAGGAGGGTGTATCACGGAAGAGGATGGAGTTTCTCATGCCCAGATCTCTGTCTCTGAAAAAAGGTTGGGTCAGTTTATGATAAAGGCTAAAGGAACAGGTGGCCATGGTTCTATACCCCATAGAGATAATGCAAACGAGAAGGTGGTAAACGCATCAAAGGCAATATTATCATACAACTGGCCATTTAAACCTACCAAAATTGTGAGTGCGTACCTCAATGGTATTTTAAAGGGTAAAAAGGGTAAGGGATTTACCTTCACCAAATTAAAGGAAGCCTTACGTAATGAAAGCTTTAGAAAATTTATTCAGGATAACCCCGTATATAACGCTTTGCTCCGGAACACATTAACACTTACTATATTAAAGGGTGGAGAGAAGGTAAATGTAATACCAACAGAATCTTCAGCTTACTTTGATGCAAGATTATTACCAACAGAAAACCATGAAGGATTTTTTAAAAGAATAAAGAAGTTGTGTGGTGAAGAGGTAGAGGTTATACCCATCGTGAGTGGGATAAGTGACCCTATACCTTCTCACTATAATACACGGTATTTTAGGGGTATATGTCAGGTGATCCGTGAGATAGAAGGACCAATCCCTGCCTTGCCTTTTCTCACAACCGGCGCAACTGATCTACGTTATTTTAGAAATCTCGGTATTTTGGCCTATGGGTTTTTCCCTGTAACCATTTTGAAAGAAGAGCTTTTCAGGATGCATGGAGTAAATGAGAGGATATCGGTTGAAAATCTGAAAGAAGGGTTAAGAGGAACATATGAGATTGTGAAGTTTTTGGCATCTCATGTATAA
- a CDS encoding indolepyruvate oxidoreductase subunit beta — MMKKNGKVTNIFLSGVGGQGTILASNILTEVFLDAGYDVKKSEVHGMAQRGGDVTTHFRFGKKVYSPLIKYGDVDFLLSFELLEALRYINWVKDGGKIVINKQEIFPPAVNLGLAQYPQDVEKIFKKYFKEDVCMVNGQEIATKLGNVQAANVVLIGAFSNFFPEIKEEKWIKAIKGLLKEKLHELNIKAFKEGRKAL; from the coding sequence ATGATGAAAAAGAACGGTAAGGTTACAAATATATTTCTTTCAGGTGTTGGCGGTCAGGGTACAATCCTCGCGAGTAATATTTTAACCGAGGTATTCCTTGATGCGGGCTATGACGTGAAAAAAAGTGAGGTTCACGGAATGGCACAAAGAGGTGGAGATGTTACCACACATTTCAGATTCGGTAAAAAGGTGTATTCCCCGCTCATTAAGTACGGGGATGTAGATTTCCTTCTCTCCTTCGAGCTTCTTGAGGCGCTCAGGTATATAAACTGGGTGAAAGATGGAGGGAAGATAGTGATCAATAAGCAGGAGATCTTCCCGCCTGCAGTAAACCTTGGGCTGGCGCAGTATCCTCAGGATGTTGAGAAAATCTTTAAAAAGTACTTCAAAGAGGATGTTTGTATGGTAAATGGGCAGGAAATAGCTACAAAGCTCGGGAATGTGCAGGCTGCGAATGTGGTATTAATCGGTGCCTTCTCTAATTTCTTCCCTGAAATTAAAGAGGAGAAATGGATAAAGGCAATAAAGGGGCTACTCAAGGAAAAACTGCATGAACTTAACATTAAGGCCTTTAAAGAAGGAAGAAAGGCCCTTTAA
- the iorA gene encoding indolepyruvate ferredoxin oxidoreductase subunit alpha: protein MKKVLQGNSAIARGAWEAGVKVACAYPGTPSTEILQEIADSYPEIYVEWSTNEKVALEVASGAAIAGARAMASMKHVGLNVASDPFMTLAYTGIKAGLVIVVCDDPNLHSSQNEQDSRNWARFGKVPMLEPCDAQECKDFTKIAFEISERFDTPVLLKGETRVSHSDSPVKLEERKEGKVPLGLDPKNVPKYVMVPINARVRRKIVEERMKKLEAYADKFKYNKMEINSQNIGVISSGVAYLYTKEVFPEYSYLKLGMVWPLPKKIIAEFFKKVKRVIVVEELDPFLETEIKAMGYKIFHGKDVIPNMYELSPEIVEQAIKGKGYKPPKIKVKPADLPRRPPNMCAGCSHRALFYSLKKLGAYVFGDIGCYTLGAAPPLSALHSCICMGASIGGAHGAMKALGKEGLGKVCAVIGDSTFLHGGVTPLMDVAYNKGNSTTIIADNRITAMTGHQEHPGTGFTVRQKSTHMVDYAELARVLGIKNVRKIDPYNVKETMQVVKEELERDEPSVIVTTNSPCIMLRREKRKFANPYYMIVTDKCRGCKMCLEIGCPAISWKEGAGETKDGHKRKGTVMINKAVCVGCELCAQVCKFEAIVPGKV, encoded by the coding sequence ATGAAAAAGGTATTGCAGGGAAATAGCGCGATTGCAAGAGGCGCCTGGGAGGCTGGCGTAAAGGTCGCATGTGCCTACCCCGGGACACCAAGCACTGAGATATTACAGGAAATTGCAGACAGCTATCCGGAAATTTATGTTGAATGGTCTACAAATGAAAAGGTGGCCCTTGAGGTAGCAAGCGGGGCTGCAATAGCAGGGGCAAGGGCTATGGCATCTATGAAACATGTGGGATTGAATGTTGCCTCTGACCCGTTCATGACACTTGCCTACACTGGTATTAAAGCAGGCCTGGTTATTGTTGTATGTGATGATCCTAATCTCCATAGTTCACAAAATGAGCAGGATAGCCGGAACTGGGCAAGGTTCGGAAAGGTTCCAATGCTGGAACCATGTGATGCTCAGGAATGTAAGGATTTTACGAAGATTGCATTTGAAATCAGTGAAAGGTTTGATACTCCGGTGCTCTTAAAAGGCGAGACAAGGGTGTCACATTCAGATTCTCCAGTGAAATTGGAGGAAAGAAAAGAAGGGAAGGTGCCATTAGGGCTTGATCCTAAAAATGTCCCAAAGTATGTGATGGTGCCTATAAATGCCCGAGTAAGACGTAAGATTGTTGAAGAGCGGATGAAAAAACTCGAAGCCTATGCAGATAAGTTTAAATATAATAAAATGGAAATAAATAGTCAAAATATCGGGGTTATCTCAAGCGGTGTAGCGTATCTTTATACAAAAGAAGTTTTTCCGGAATATTCTTATCTCAAGCTTGGCATGGTATGGCCACTTCCAAAAAAGATTATTGCAGAGTTTTTCAAGAAGGTAAAAAGGGTCATTGTTGTTGAAGAGCTTGACCCGTTCCTCGAGACAGAGATTAAAGCTATGGGTTATAAAATATTCCATGGGAAAGATGTGATTCCGAATATGTATGAACTTTCTCCAGAGATTGTCGAACAGGCCATAAAAGGAAAGGGTTACAAACCACCAAAGATAAAGGTTAAACCAGCAGACCTGCCAAGAAGACCACCAAATATGTGTGCTGGCTGTTCACACAGGGCGCTGTTCTATTCACTTAAGAAACTCGGCGCTTATGTTTTTGGTGATATCGGCTGCTATACACTTGGTGCAGCCCCACCGCTTAGTGCATTACACTCCTGTATTTGTATGGGCGCAAGCATTGGAGGGGCCCACGGTGCAATGAAGGCACTCGGTAAAGAAGGGCTCGGGAAGGTCTGTGCAGTTATTGGCGACTCTACCTTCCTCCATGGAGGGGTGACACCACTTATGGATGTTGCATATAACAAAGGTAATTCAACCACCATTATTGCTGATAACAGGATAACGGCTATGACGGGTCATCAGGAACACCCGGGAACCGGTTTTACTGTGAGACAGAAATCAACGCATATGGTCGATTATGCGGAACTTGCCAGGGTATTGGGTATAAAAAATGTAAGGAAAATAGACCCCTATAATGTCAAGGAAACCATGCAGGTAGTAAAGGAAGAGCTGGAAAGGGATGAACCCTCGGTGATAGTAACAACAAACAGTCCATGCATTATGCTCAGAAGGGAAAAGAGAAAATTCGCAAACCCCTATTATATGATAGTCACAGATAAATGCAGGGGATGTAAGATGTGCCTTGAGATTGGATGCCCTGCGATAAGCTGGAAAGAGGGGGCAGGAGAAACAAAGGATGGCCATAAGAGAAAAGGGACTGTTATGATAAATAAGGCAGTCTGTGTGGGTTGTGAGCTTTGTGCCCAGGTGTGTAAGTTTGAAGCCATAGTCCCTGGAAAGGTATGA